A DNA window from Phragmites australis chromosome 11, lpPhrAust1.1, whole genome shotgun sequence contains the following coding sequences:
- the LOC133885451 gene encoding uncharacterized protein LOC133885451, whose product MVQLNLVAPFLSASGLLLPPLSVPPFSARKTAAALIGTSRGSRAMSQSACSVRSRRSLPEVPTGLPLIRCPTCKLATVIELTAKNTPNRGRKFFKCPRNQPYIPNGCNFYAWLEEYEEVVANGGMLVDSAWRPNAIPDRTESTTEKLEEASMKKEAEKKEDVASVKEIARWGKAILVLGLLNSMLMVLLLVAVLVK is encoded by the exons ATGGTCCAGTTGAACCTGGTCGCACCCTTTCTCAGCGCCTctggtcttcttcttcctcctctctcagTGCCTCCCTTCTCTGCTCGCAAGACCGCCGCCGCCCTTATCGGAACCAGCCGAGGTAGCCGAGCCATGTCGCAGTCAGCTTGCAGCGTGCGCAGCCGTCGCTCGTTGCCGGAGGTTCCGACCGGGTTGCCGCTGATACGGTGCCCGACATGCAAGTTGGCGACGGTGATAGAGCTCACTGCAAAGAACACACCGAACCGGGGGAGGAAATTCTTCAAGTGCCCACGCAACCAGCCATAT ATCCCAAATGGTTGCAATTTTTATGCTTGGTTGGAGGAGTACGAAGAAGTGGTAGCAAATGGTGGGATGCTTGTGGATTCAGCCTGGAGACCCAATGCCATTCCTGACCGCACTGAATCAACGACAGAGAAATTGGAAGAAGCATCAATGAAGAAGGAGgcggagaagaaggaagatgtAGCATCAGTGAAGGAGATTGCAAGATGGGGAAAGGCAATACTGGTGTTGGGTCTGCTCAATTCGATGCTCATGGTGCTTTTGCTGGTTGCTGTCTTGGTCAAGTAG